The Trueperaceae bacterium genome has a window encoding:
- a CDS encoding SDR family NAD(P)-dependent oxidoreductase — protein MDFSGKRVVITGGTRGIGRASALAFTARGATVALVYRSDEEAANATLASLPAGDHLLIRKDIADPTQAREAVESAAELMGGLDVVVNSAGIGGHHRPDEVDYGSWQSAWQRILAVNLIGAANVCYCAAQSMITNGGGRIVNVSSRGAFRGEPDQPAYGASKAGLNALSQSLAQRLAPHRIFVGVVAPGFVETDMAADRLAGPAGDAIRAQSPLGRVARPEEVAHAILFLASEGAEFTTGTIIDVNGASYLRS, from the coding sequence ATGGATTTCTCCGGCAAGCGAGTAGTGATAACCGGCGGTACGCGCGGGATCGGCCGCGCATCTGCCCTCGCTTTCACCGCCCGCGGTGCAACCGTAGCCCTCGTCTACCGCTCGGACGAAGAAGCGGCAAACGCGACTCTCGCCTCTCTGCCAGCCGGTGATCACCTGCTGATCCGAAAGGACATCGCCGATCCGACGCAGGCGAGGGAAGCGGTGGAGAGCGCGGCGGAACTCATGGGAGGGCTGGACGTGGTCGTCAACAGCGCCGGGATCGGCGGCCATCACCGTCCCGACGAGGTCGACTACGGATCTTGGCAGTCAGCATGGCAGAGGATCCTCGCCGTGAACCTCATCGGGGCGGCGAACGTGTGCTACTGCGCCGCCCAGAGCATGATCACGAACGGGGGCGGCCGCATCGTCAACGTCTCCTCCCGCGGCGCTTTCCGCGGAGAGCCCGACCAGCCCGCCTACGGCGCCAGCAAGGCCGGACTCAACGCCCTGAGCCAATCTCTCGCCCAACGCCTCGCGCCACACCGGATTTTCGTAGGGGTGGTCGCCCCCGGTTTCGTGGAGACCGACATGGCCGCCGACCGTCTCGCCGGCCCGGCCGGGGACGCCATCCGCGCGCAGAGCCCGTTGGGCAGGGTCGCCCGCCCCGAGGAGGTCGCCCACGCTATCCTCTTCCTCGCGTCGGAAGGCGCCGAGTTCACCACGGGGACGATCATCGACGTGAACGGAGCCTCCTACCTGCGCAGCTGA